A window of Pusillimonas sp. T7-7 contains these coding sequences:
- a CDS encoding tripartite tricarboxylate transporter substrate binding protein codes for MIKKRFQGAWTRYAYAGLATLAISATVQAAGFPEHSVTLVVPYPPAGTTDIAARTVAQAMEASLGQTIVVENRAGAGGSIGMAYVARAKPDGYTIGMGTIGTQTINQFLYKDLPFNPEQDFEPIALVMTTPNIIAVNVKSKIKSMDDLIAAAKTSSDEKLSYASPGVGSSVHLTGAYLEQIAGIDMLHVPFKGVSGSLPALIGGQVDILMDNLPSTLAQVQDGSKIRGIAITSAERSPSIPDIPTVAESGLKDMDVTAWFALYAPKGTPDDVISKLIDAAKKALSSPELQAKFVTLGAEAGTIFGDDLKAFEATERKRWSTLIKERNITTQ; via the coding sequence ATGATCAAAAAACGCTTTCAAGGCGCCTGGACCCGCTACGCCTATGCCGGCCTGGCCACATTGGCCATATCCGCAACCGTTCAGGCCGCCGGTTTCCCCGAACACTCCGTTACCCTGGTCGTACCCTACCCTCCTGCCGGCACCACCGACATCGCCGCGCGCACAGTCGCACAAGCCATGGAAGCAAGCCTGGGCCAAACCATTGTTGTCGAGAATCGTGCAGGCGCCGGGGGCAGCATAGGCATGGCTTATGTGGCACGTGCCAAGCCCGACGGCTACACCATAGGCATGGGCACGATAGGCACGCAAACCATCAATCAGTTTTTGTACAAAGACCTGCCTTTCAACCCCGAGCAGGACTTCGAGCCCATTGCGCTGGTCATGACCACACCCAATATCATTGCCGTCAACGTAAAGTCCAAGATCAAGAGCATGGATGACCTTATCGCTGCGGCCAAGACATCAAGCGATGAAAAACTAAGCTATGCCTCGCCAGGCGTAGGTTCATCAGTGCACTTGACGGGCGCCTACCTGGAACAAATCGCCGGCATTGATATGCTGCATGTGCCTTTCAAAGGTGTTTCAGGCTCTTTGCCCGCACTCATAGGCGGCCAGGTCGATATCTTGATGGACAATCTGCCCAGCACTTTGGCCCAAGTCCAGGACGGCTCCAAGATACGCGGCATTGCCATCACGTCGGCGGAACGTTCGCCGTCCATTCCCGATATTCCCACTGTTGCGGAAAGCGGCCTTAAAGACATGGACGTCACCGCCTGGTTCGCCTTGTACGCGCCCAAGGGCACGCCCGACGACGTCATCAGCAAATTGATAGACGCGGCCAAAAAAGCCTTGAGTTCACCCGAGCTGCAGGCCAAGTTCGTGACGTTGGGTGCAGAGGCCGGTACGATTTTCGGCGATGATCTGAAAGCCTTCGAAGCAACAGAGCGCAAGCGCTGGAGCACGCTCATCAAAGAGCGCAACATTACAACGCAGTAA
- a CDS encoding D-glycerate dehydrogenase has protein sequence MSQPRVIITAPVPADLREQIAARCEIIDVPTGSNLLETLGKEQLANIDGIICTVRSKFDESVFDAFPRLRVVSNFAVGYDNVNMPAATARNVLVCNTPKVLDGAVADLTFGMLICLARNMVNGDAHVRSGAWAGKGAPALTHDIRGKTLGLLGMGRIGRVVAETAKAFNMKVIYHNRTRNTEAEAAGVAEYRDRDALFAESDFLSVHIPLNPETRHSVGAKEFAAMKPTAYLLNTARGPVVDEAALIEALKNGTIAGAGLDVMEQEPLPASSPLCELPSVVLQAHVGSGTVETRRAMIDLAVRNLLDALSNTRPQAIVNPEVWATRSESINA, from the coding sequence ATGTCGCAACCTCGAGTCATCATCACCGCTCCCGTGCCCGCTGATTTGCGTGAACAGATCGCTGCCCGCTGTGAAATAATCGATGTGCCTACGGGCAGTAACCTGCTCGAAACCCTTGGCAAGGAACAACTTGCCAATATCGACGGCATCATTTGTACCGTGCGCAGCAAGTTCGATGAGTCTGTTTTTGATGCTTTCCCTCGGTTGCGTGTTGTGTCCAACTTTGCGGTCGGATACGACAACGTGAATATGCCGGCGGCCACTGCACGTAACGTACTGGTTTGCAACACGCCTAAGGTGCTCGACGGTGCTGTCGCCGATCTGACATTTGGTATGTTAATTTGCTTGGCGCGCAATATGGTCAATGGCGACGCTCATGTGCGTAGCGGCGCCTGGGCAGGCAAAGGTGCACCGGCGCTGACCCATGATATTCGTGGCAAAACGCTTGGCCTGCTGGGTATGGGACGCATCGGGCGCGTCGTAGCAGAAACCGCCAAAGCCTTCAATATGAAGGTCATCTATCACAATCGTACACGGAATACTGAAGCCGAAGCAGCTGGAGTGGCTGAGTACCGCGATCGTGATGCATTATTCGCCGAGTCGGATTTTCTTAGTGTGCACATTCCCTTGAATCCGGAAACCCGTCACTCTGTTGGCGCCAAGGAATTCGCGGCAATGAAGCCCACTGCCTATCTGTTGAATACTGCGCGGGGTCCTGTGGTGGATGAGGCCGCCTTGATCGAGGCATTGAAGAACGGCACAATCGCAGGCGCTGGACTGGATGTCATGGAGCAAGAGCCTTTACCCGCTTCCAGCCCTCTATGTGAGTTGCCTAGCGTTGTTCTTCAGGCTCATGTGGGTAGTGGTACTGTCGAAACCCGACGCGCCATGATTGATCTGGCCGTGCGCAATCTGCTTGATGCTTTATCCAATACGCGTCCGCAGGCAATCGTTAATCCAGAGGTGTGGGCTACTCGCTCGGAGAGCATAAATGCCTGA
- a CDS encoding FAD-dependent oxidoreductase codes for MSMADSQRYTQGAPGVVIIGAGHAGVECAYALRTAGYELPISLISAEPFEPYQRPPLSKGFLAGAMDAKRLALRSSQAYEKQDIQVIMGDPVLNLDAARSSVVMASGWSIDYSHCVVATGARARILPSLQGPNVYSLRNVDDALALQSRLNNTCRLLVVGGGYLGLEVAATAAKLGAKVIVLEQSPVLMSGKVSPHTSSAFESMHDRAGIRIMQGATIDRWEALQSGGWKAYLSDGSTYEGDVVLVSVGAVPDIKLAVEAGIACDGGVLVDEQFRTSVQNIFAIGDCASGYRADLACNARVESVQNALDSARIAAATIAGRPPASRRPATFWTEQHGRRLQIAGIINPAQEVLDIVITTENGWLVERYQQNFLMAIEALDCPIEFIKSMKLIGSAQTLANPIPSVKKEATDAHS; via the coding sequence ATGAGCATGGCCGATTCACAGAGGTATACGCAGGGGGCGCCAGGCGTTGTGATTATAGGGGCTGGTCATGCTGGGGTGGAGTGCGCTTATGCATTGCGAACGGCGGGGTATGAATTGCCAATTTCTCTAATCAGTGCCGAGCCTTTCGAACCCTATCAGCGGCCACCGCTTTCCAAGGGCTTTCTTGCTGGTGCGATGGATGCCAAAAGGCTGGCGCTACGCTCATCTCAGGCCTATGAAAAACAAGATATTCAAGTCATTATGGGTGATCCTGTTTTGAACCTGGATGCGGCGCGAAGCAGCGTGGTGATGGCGTCTGGGTGGTCTATTGACTATAGCCACTGTGTTGTCGCGACCGGCGCTCGGGCACGGATCTTGCCCTCGTTGCAGGGGCCAAATGTTTATTCTTTGCGTAATGTAGACGATGCCTTGGCGCTGCAGTCCAGACTGAATAATACTTGTCGTTTGCTGGTGGTGGGCGGTGGCTATCTTGGTCTTGAGGTTGCCGCCACCGCAGCCAAGCTTGGTGCGAAGGTTATCGTGCTGGAACAGTCTCCAGTCCTGATGTCGGGCAAAGTGTCGCCGCATACTTCGTCAGCATTTGAGTCCATGCATGACCGAGCAGGCATACGGATTATGCAGGGCGCCACGATAGATCGATGGGAAGCCCTGCAAAGTGGGGGCTGGAAAGCATATCTGTCTGACGGCTCAACGTACGAGGGCGATGTTGTTCTTGTGTCGGTAGGTGCAGTGCCCGATATCAAGTTGGCTGTAGAAGCAGGTATCGCTTGCGATGGCGGCGTTCTGGTCGATGAGCAGTTTCGTACATCTGTTCAGAATATTTTTGCCATAGGTGATTGCGCAAGCGGATATCGCGCTGATTTGGCCTGCAATGCGCGGGTAGAAAGTGTACAGAACGCGCTGGATAGCGCACGCATAGCGGCTGCAACGATTGCAGGGCGGCCTCCGGCCTCTAGACGTCCCGCTACATTCTGGACCGAGCAGCATGGGCGTCGTCTGCAGATCGCCGGAATCATAAATCCCGCACAAGAGGTTCTAGACATCGTCATCACCACAGAAAATGGTTGGTTGGTCGAACGCTATCAGCAGAATTTTCTTATGGCTATCGAGGCGTTGGACTGCCCGATTGAATTCATTAAGAGCATGAAACTTATTGGATCCGCTCAAACGCTTGCGAACCCGATACCGTCAGTAAAAAAGGAGGCCACTGATGCCCATAGTTAG
- a CDS encoding acetolactate synthase large subunit: MNGADSLCDTLLANDVDVCFANPGTSEMHFVAALDKKPQMRCILGLFEGVVTGAADGYGRMADKPAATLLHLGPGLANGLANLHNARRAQTPMINIVGEHATYHIKYDAPLTSDIESLARPMSDWLHRIESAADVSPAAAAAIEAACQNPGGIATLILPADAAWTEAPATIQHATPATPMALDSQALKAASTALRNGRKTVILLSGKALRSQALETASRIAAKTGARLMAQQANSRIERGAGRVMIDRVPFNVDLALKALEGTEQLILIGARTPVAFFGYPDKPSVLIPEACEVIALTQPGNDLRQALQELADAVGADQASSITTAERSATTLPTGSLSAASIIQAIGVLSPENAIICDESVSSGRDSFKSTFGAAPHDFLQITGGAIGIGIPLATGASVACPDRKVILMQADGSGMYTPQALWTQAREQLDVVTIIFANRSYAILHNELKMVGAGEPGRNARRMLDLDHPAIDWVHMAQAAGVEAARATDLDAFIDILRSAIARKGPFLIEALI; this comes from the coding sequence ATGAACGGTGCAGATAGTCTTTGCGACACTTTATTGGCCAACGATGTTGACGTGTGCTTTGCCAATCCCGGCACATCCGAAATGCATTTTGTTGCCGCACTCGACAAAAAGCCCCAAATGCGCTGCATTCTGGGCTTGTTCGAAGGCGTGGTAACCGGCGCTGCCGACGGCTATGGGCGCATGGCCGACAAGCCTGCCGCAACGCTTCTGCACCTGGGACCTGGCCTGGCAAACGGTCTGGCCAACCTGCATAACGCACGGCGCGCGCAAACCCCCATGATCAACATCGTGGGCGAGCACGCCACTTATCACATCAAGTACGACGCCCCCCTGACCAGCGACATTGAAAGCCTGGCCAGACCCATGTCGGATTGGCTGCACCGTATTGAGTCGGCGGCCGATGTGTCACCCGCGGCGGCGGCCGCCATCGAAGCCGCCTGCCAGAACCCGGGCGGCATCGCTACCCTGATCCTGCCAGCAGATGCGGCCTGGACGGAAGCACCAGCAACAATACAGCACGCCACGCCCGCCACTCCAATGGCGCTGGACTCCCAGGCACTGAAAGCGGCCAGCACAGCCCTGCGCAATGGGCGTAAAACCGTTATTTTGCTGTCCGGCAAAGCCCTGCGCAGCCAGGCACTGGAAACGGCAAGCCGCATTGCCGCCAAAACCGGCGCCCGCCTGATGGCGCAGCAAGCCAATAGCCGTATCGAGCGCGGCGCCGGCCGGGTCATGATAGACCGGGTGCCCTTCAATGTGGACCTGGCGCTCAAGGCACTGGAAGGCACGGAACAGCTTATCTTGATCGGCGCACGCACGCCCGTAGCCTTTTTTGGCTATCCCGATAAACCCAGTGTCCTCATTCCAGAGGCCTGCGAAGTCATCGCCCTAACCCAGCCCGGCAACGACTTGCGGCAAGCGCTTCAGGAGCTGGCTGATGCCGTCGGAGCCGATCAGGCCAGCTCCATTACAACGGCCGAGCGTAGTGCCACCACACTGCCAACCGGCAGCCTGAGCGCCGCATCCATCATCCAGGCCATAGGCGTGCTCAGCCCGGAAAACGCCATTATCTGCGATGAATCTGTAAGTTCTGGCCGCGACTCCTTCAAGTCCACTTTCGGCGCAGCCCCCCACGACTTTCTGCAGATCACTGGTGGCGCCATCGGCATAGGCATTCCCTTGGCCACCGGCGCATCGGTAGCCTGCCCCGACCGTAAAGTCATTCTAATGCAAGCCGACGGCAGCGGCATGTATACCCCCCAGGCCCTATGGACTCAGGCCCGCGAACAACTGGACGTCGTTACCATTATTTTCGCCAACCGCAGCTACGCCATCTTGCACAACGAACTGAAAATGGTGGGCGCCGGCGAACCGGGCCGCAATGCCCGGCGCATGCTCGACCTGGATCATCCCGCCATCGATTGGGTGCACATGGCGCAAGCCGCCGGAGTCGAAGCCGCCCGGGCGACCGACCTGGATGCCTTCATCGATATCCTGCGCTCGGCCATCGCCCGCAAGGGTCCGTTTTTGATCGAAGCCCTCATTTAA
- a CDS encoding 2Fe-2S iron-sulfur cluster-binding protein: MPIVRFLLPDGSEQALEVAVGTSLMEAARQEGIEGIVAECGGGAICGTCHVHLQREYFDRLEPAGMTESALLQVVPEASETSRLSCQVIMSEELADMCVRVPAVQLEL; this comes from the coding sequence ATGCCCATAGTTAGATTTTTGTTGCCCGACGGGTCCGAGCAAGCGCTGGAAGTGGCGGTAGGTACCTCGTTGATGGAGGCTGCTAGGCAAGAAGGGATTGAGGGTATTGTCGCCGAGTGTGGAGGTGGCGCTATCTGTGGCACCTGTCATGTGCATCTTCAAAGAGAGTATTTCGATCGGCTGGAACCGGCAGGCATGACAGAGTCTGCATTGCTGCAGGTTGTTCCGGAAGCGTCGGAAACCAGTCGTCTGTCATGCCAGGTCATCATGAGTGAAGAGCTGGCCGATATGTGTGTCCGTGTGCCTGCGGTGCAGCTCGAGCTGTGA
- a CDS encoding IlvD/Edd family dehydratase: MPDGKQQGLYRGLTHYGDIEFSRYLRRSFARSMGYSGDELNRPIIGIADSGSGFNNCHRHFPELIEAVKRGVLAAGALPIVFPTISLGEPFLHPTSMMFRNLMSMDVEEMVRAQPMDGVVLVGGCDKTVPAQLMGAFSAGRPAIQLVGGPMMTGRYEGERLGACTDCRRHWSNFRGGDLSVTQIEEIEGQLAITAGTCAVMGTASTMACIAEALGMMIPKSATIPAVHADRLRAAEATGRQAVWLAQQNLTPNQIVTEKSVENALRILLAIGGSTNGLIHLTAMAGRLGIDISPQKLNGLAETTPVLVNLKPSGTHYMEDFHAAGGLPAVMKQIKDLLHLDCLTVTGKTLGEELDDSRPWFDKNIVRERSDPVHEKGGLLALFGSLAPNGALIKCAAADERLFEHEGRAVVFDTLEDMAERIDSPDLDVHAGNVLVLRNAGPRAAAMPESGYIPIPSKLARQGVRDMLRISDARMSGTAYGTVVLHISPEASLGGPLALVRDHDLIRLSVSAQRLDLLVDEDELARRRAEFESKALKPSRGYGWLYQKHVLQAEQGCDFDFLRQCGVDIESEK; this comes from the coding sequence ATGCCTGACGGGAAGCAACAAGGCTTATACCGTGGTTTAACTCACTACGGTGATATTGAGTTTTCGCGGTATTTACGCAGATCGTTTGCGCGGTCCATGGGCTATTCCGGCGATGAATTGAACCGCCCGATTATTGGTATCGCCGACTCGGGCAGCGGTTTCAATAATTGTCACCGCCATTTTCCTGAACTCATCGAGGCAGTGAAACGAGGAGTGTTGGCCGCAGGGGCATTGCCCATTGTTTTTCCAACCATCTCGTTGGGTGAACCGTTCTTGCATCCCACCAGCATGATGTTCCGCAACCTCATGTCAATGGATGTCGAGGAAATGGTTCGTGCTCAACCAATGGATGGTGTTGTGCTGGTGGGCGGGTGCGATAAAACCGTACCGGCCCAGTTGATGGGGGCATTCTCGGCCGGCCGGCCGGCGATTCAATTGGTCGGCGGTCCGATGATGACCGGCCGGTACGAAGGCGAACGCTTGGGTGCATGCACCGATTGTCGTCGCCATTGGTCGAACTTTCGAGGCGGAGACCTTTCTGTCACTCAGATAGAAGAGATTGAAGGTCAGCTTGCCATAACAGCTGGCACCTGCGCAGTCATGGGGACTGCAAGTACCATGGCATGTATTGCAGAAGCCCTGGGCATGATGATCCCGAAGTCAGCGACGATTCCGGCAGTGCATGCCGATCGATTGCGAGCAGCCGAGGCAACCGGACGACAGGCCGTCTGGTTGGCCCAGCAGAACCTGACGCCCAATCAAATCGTTACCGAAAAATCGGTTGAAAATGCACTGAGAATTCTGCTTGCCATCGGGGGCTCAACAAATGGGCTCATCCACCTTACGGCCATGGCAGGTAGATTAGGCATAGATATTAGCCCTCAAAAGCTGAATGGTCTGGCCGAAACAACGCCCGTGCTGGTTAATTTGAAGCCGTCTGGTACGCATTACATGGAAGATTTTCATGCCGCGGGTGGGTTGCCGGCCGTCATGAAACAAATCAAGGATCTTTTGCACCTGGATTGCCTGACCGTTACGGGCAAGACCTTAGGTGAAGAGCTGGATGACAGCAGACCTTGGTTCGATAAAAATATCGTGCGAGAACGCTCTGATCCAGTGCACGAAAAAGGGGGCTTGCTGGCGCTTTTCGGCTCCTTGGCGCCGAACGGAGCGCTTATTAAATGTGCGGCTGCAGATGAACGTTTGTTCGAGCATGAAGGGCGCGCTGTAGTCTTCGATACGCTCGAAGATATGGCCGAGCGTATCGACTCGCCAGATCTGGACGTGCATGCCGGTAATGTCCTGGTATTGCGTAATGCAGGTCCACGTGCTGCCGCTATGCCTGAGTCTGGATACATTCCCATCCCATCCAAGCTTGCACGCCAAGGGGTACGAGATATGTTGCGCATTTCCGATGCTCGTATGAGCGGTACTGCGTATGGCACGGTGGTTCTGCATATTTCACCCGAAGCCAGCCTGGGGGGGCCATTGGCATTGGTGCGCGATCATGACCTTATCCGGCTATCCGTATCTGCCCAACGCCTGGATCTTCTGGTCGATGAGGATGAGCTTGCACGACGGCGGGCCGAGTTTGAAAGCAAAGCACTGAAACCCTCGCGAGGATATGGCTGGTTATATCAAAAACATGTGCTTCAGGCAGAGCAAGGCTGTGATTTTGATTTTCTGCGTCAGTGCGGCGTGGATATAGAGAGTGAAAAATAG
- a CDS encoding tripartite tricarboxylate transporter substrate binding protein, with protein MDRRTLLKLAGISGLALYGPAIAQNKYPSHTITMMVGSTTGSATDLAARFSAQILQEKFNQSVVVANKPGAGGVICMLEVAASKADGYTLQTGGLGHNVIPPLTRTGIPVDLTKAIMPIAQAAEFLNVLVVSADHPAQTLQEFIEYLKEKVKSGKTILYGSNGVGSSSHMTSELFGIRTNLKLEHVPYKAAADALIGTANGDLDLLFMNMPPSLPIIESGRLRALAVTSSYRARQLPDVPTMQEQGMNDFDVTSWLGVYGPAGIPQEIVDELSTTLVAGFNTPQYQEKFIHAGFEPKTRNAQEFAAFTQSELDRWGEVAKTAGISIPYGG; from the coding sequence ATGGACCGTCGTACTTTATTAAAACTTGCGGGTATTTCCGGCCTGGCCTTATATGGCCCGGCCATAGCGCAAAATAAATACCCTTCCCACACCATCACCATGATGGTTGGTTCAACCACAGGCAGCGCCACCGACCTTGCAGCGCGATTCTCAGCGCAAATTCTGCAAGAAAAATTCAATCAAAGCGTTGTTGTCGCGAACAAGCCAGGAGCTGGCGGCGTCATATGCATGCTGGAGGTAGCAGCCTCCAAGGCCGATGGCTATACCCTCCAGACTGGCGGCCTGGGCCATAACGTAATTCCCCCACTTACCCGCACTGGAATCCCAGTCGACCTGACTAAAGCAATCATGCCAATAGCCCAGGCGGCCGAGTTCCTGAATGTGCTGGTAGTAAGCGCCGACCATCCGGCTCAAACACTTCAAGAATTCATCGAATATCTGAAAGAGAAAGTCAAAAGCGGTAAAACCATTCTTTATGGCAGCAACGGCGTTGGCAGCTCGTCGCACATGACCAGTGAGCTGTTTGGTATCCGCACTAATCTAAAACTGGAGCATGTCCCCTACAAAGCCGCTGCCGATGCCCTGATCGGCACCGCAAACGGCGATCTGGACTTGCTGTTCATGAATATGCCGCCCTCATTACCGATTATCGAGTCTGGCCGACTGCGCGCACTGGCTGTCACCAGCTCATATCGAGCACGTCAACTGCCCGACGTTCCTACAATGCAGGAACAGGGCATGAACGACTTCGATGTCACCAGCTGGCTTGGCGTCTATGGTCCAGCAGGGATACCACAAGAGATTGTTGACGAACTTTCGACGACGCTCGTAGCAGGTTTCAATACCCCTCAATACCAAGAAAAATTCATACATGCCGGCTTCGAGCCAAAAACACGGAATGCACAAGAGTTCGCCGCCTTCACTCAGTCAGAGCTTGATCGCTGGGGCGAGGTGGCCAAGACAGCAGGTATCAGCATCCCGTATGGCGGCTAA
- a CDS encoding aspartate aminotransferase family protein: MTTLSTAQNRDITYQLHPYTNAIKHRQVGPRIIERGEGIYVYDDQGRKYIEGMAGLWSVAVGFNEQRLVDAAQRQMQKLPFYHTFTHKTHTPSIELAERLVQATQGQMSTAFFTNSGSEANDTVIKMVWYYNNALGRHDKKKIIARNRGYHGVTVASASLTGLAPNHRGFDLPLPAMKHTLCPHYYREGLPGESEADFATRMADELEALILREGPDTVAAFIGEPVMGAGGVIVPPDTYWDKIQAVCRKYDILVVADEVITGFGRLGTFFGSEKYNIKADIMVLSKQITSSYLPLAAVLLNDKVNSVIARQSGELGTFGHGYTASGHPVTTAVAIENLNIIQEKGLVDNAASTGQVLQSALRELSEHPLVGEVRGVGLIAAVELVADKESRKPFDPLGSVGGAVYERAHEHGLIVRGIQDSIAFCPPLIITEAQVRDMVDRFVTTLDEVHKTL; this comes from the coding sequence ATGACCACACTCAGCACGGCACAGAATCGCGACATCACCTATCAGCTGCACCCCTACACCAATGCCATCAAGCATCGCCAGGTGGGGCCTCGCATCATCGAGCGTGGCGAAGGCATTTACGTCTACGATGATCAGGGTCGAAAATACATAGAAGGGATGGCCGGATTGTGGAGTGTTGCGGTCGGCTTCAATGAACAGCGCCTGGTCGATGCGGCGCAGCGGCAGATGCAAAAGCTGCCCTTCTACCATACCTTCACGCACAAGACGCATACACCGTCCATCGAGCTGGCCGAGCGCCTGGTTCAAGCCACCCAGGGGCAAATGAGCACGGCCTTCTTTACGAATTCAGGGTCCGAGGCCAATGACACCGTCATCAAGATGGTGTGGTACTACAACAATGCCCTGGGCAGGCATGACAAAAAGAAAATCATTGCTCGCAATCGCGGCTACCACGGTGTCACCGTGGCGTCGGCCAGCCTGACCGGGCTGGCCCCCAACCATCGCGGCTTTGACCTTCCCTTGCCCGCCATGAAGCACACCCTGTGCCCGCATTACTATCGGGAAGGCCTTCCTGGTGAAAGCGAAGCAGACTTCGCCACCCGCATGGCCGATGAGCTTGAGGCCTTGATACTGCGCGAAGGCCCCGACACGGTCGCAGCGTTTATCGGCGAGCCCGTCATGGGCGCCGGCGGCGTCATCGTGCCACCCGACACATACTGGGACAAGATCCAGGCCGTATGCCGCAAATACGACATACTGGTCGTTGCCGACGAAGTCATAACAGGCTTTGGCCGGCTGGGTACTTTTTTTGGATCAGAAAAGTACAACATCAAGGCGGACATCATGGTGCTGTCCAAACAAATCACCTCGTCCTACCTCCCGTTGGCTGCCGTCTTGCTGAACGATAAAGTCAATTCAGTGATTGCACGTCAAAGCGGCGAGCTGGGCACCTTCGGCCATGGCTATACTGCCAGCGGCCACCCGGTTACCACCGCCGTCGCCATAGAAAACCTGAACATCATCCAGGAAAAAGGCCTGGTGGACAATGCCGCAAGCACAGGGCAAGTACTGCAATCGGCGCTACGGGAACTGAGCGAGCATCCGCTGGTGGGCGAAGTCCGGGGCGTCGGTCTGATTGCGGCGGTCGAGCTCGTGGCCGACAAGGAAAGCCGCAAACCCTTCGACCCGCTGGGTTCGGTCGGCGGCGCCGTCTACGAGCGCGCGCACGAGCACGGCTTGATCGTGCGCGGCATACAAGACAGCATCGCATTCTGCCCTCCTCTCATCATCACTGAAGCCCAAGTGCGTGATATGGTGGATCGCTTCGTCACGACTCTGGATGAAGTGCATAAAACACTATAG
- a CDS encoding Rid family hydrolase: MNGSFYLENTNSTAPVCRAVGISNNATFYQLGAQYPEVTDPSAPPKSVQAFGNTYTQTTTTLQRLSSILADLKLAKRNLTHMRVYLVAESAGGRMDIDGFNKAYTEYFQDQDRNYPSRTVIQVAAMVNPGWLIEIEATAAK, from the coding sequence GTGAACGGATCTTTCTATCTTGAAAACACGAACAGCACAGCTCCTGTCTGCCGCGCGGTGGGCATCAGCAATAACGCTACGTTTTACCAACTTGGTGCTCAGTACCCAGAGGTCACCGACCCGTCTGCACCACCCAAATCAGTGCAAGCTTTTGGCAACACATACACCCAAACGACGACGACACTGCAACGTCTTTCCTCTATTCTTGCGGACCTGAAGCTTGCTAAGCGTAACCTTACCCATATGCGCGTTTATCTGGTAGCAGAATCCGCCGGGGGGCGTATGGATATAGATGGATTCAACAAGGCCTATACCGAGTATTTCCAAGACCAAGATCGAAACTATCCATCGCGCACTGTCATACAGGTTGCTGCGATGGTCAACCCAGGATGGTTAATTGAAATCGAGGCAACTGCCGCAAAGTAG
- a CDS encoding FadR/GntR family transcriptional regulator yields the protein MSLLKSQDYSAARLEPNLTDRITEVLINEITSGHYKVGEVLPPEQAIADRLGVSRTVLREAVSRLKANGLVTSKQGRGLAVQATARPSVLRMHAADEDKLDEILAIVELRRGFEIEAASLAASRRDDDDLLQMRNALDAMAVAIQADDVAAGVDADLRFHRAIAEATRNQHYVEFFHFLSRLLRDNLTVSRTRSAKAKRGTDAQREHEIIFEAIQRGEPELARQCARNHIENTESRLYSSSHFNSEPVKRQL from the coding sequence ATGAGTTTATTGAAGTCGCAAGACTATTCCGCAGCTCGTCTTGAGCCGAACCTGACAGATCGGATAACCGAGGTTCTTATCAACGAGATCACCAGCGGTCATTACAAAGTGGGCGAGGTTCTGCCGCCAGAGCAAGCCATTGCCGATCGGTTGGGTGTATCGCGGACTGTTCTGCGTGAGGCGGTTTCACGACTGAAAGCCAACGGGCTGGTCACTAGTAAGCAAGGGCGTGGTTTGGCCGTCCAGGCTACTGCGCGCCCCTCTGTCTTGCGCATGCATGCGGCAGATGAAGATAAGCTGGACGAGATTCTTGCCATCGTCGAGTTGCGACGCGGTTTCGAGATTGAAGCTGCTTCATTGGCAGCGAGTCGCCGTGATGACGACGACTTGCTGCAAATGCGCAATGCGCTCGATGCGATGGCGGTGGCAATACAGGCCGATGATGTTGCGGCTGGTGTTGACGCCGACCTGCGTTTTCACCGGGCCATCGCCGAAGCTACACGCAACCAACACTATGTCGAATTTTTTCATTTTCTTAGTCGCCTGCTAAGAGACAATTTGACTGTGTCTCGAACGCGATCCGCCAAAGCTAAGCGGGGTACTGACGCCCAGCGTGAGCACGAGATTATTTTCGAGGCTATTCAACGTGGCGAACCTGAGCTTGCTCGACAGTGCGCGCGCAATCATATCGAGAATACTGAGTCGAGGCTGTACAGCAGCAGCCATTTCAATAGTGAGCCCGTGAAGAGGCAATTATGA